Within the Deltaproteobacteria bacterium RBG_16_64_85 genome, the region GAACTCGTTGAGGATGTCTTCCACGCCGCCGAAGTTGAAATCGGTGAACCCCCCGAACCCCTGGCCGGAAGGACCGGCGTGTCCGTACGTATCGTACTGCTCTCGTTTCTGGGGGTCCGAAAGGACGGAGTAGGCCTCGTTGAGTTCCTTGAACTTCTCCTCGGCGCTCTTGTCTCCGGGGTTCCGGTCGGGGTGATATTGGAGGGCCAGCTGGCGAAAAGACTTTTTGATCTCGTCGGGGCCGACGTTCCGTGAAACCCCCAGCACCTCGTAATAGTCGCGCTTGGCCACCTCAGTTCCCCTGGCCGGCGGGGTCCGGGTCCGGTCCGTCTTCCCGATTCGGGGACCGGGCCGGTGGCGCCGCAGCGACCGTCACCTGGGCGGGCCGGAGCAGCCTGCCGTTCAGCAGGTACCCCTTGCCGGCCTCGGACAGCACCGTCCCCTCGGGCTTTCCTACCCACGGGACCTGCGCGATCGCCTCGTGAAGGTTCGGGTCGAACCTCTCCCCCTCCGCCGATATCTGCTCCAGCCCGAACTTCCGCAGCTCGGAGAGGAACTGGTCGTGCGTCAGGTGCACGCCGGCGAGGAGCCCTTCGGACGATCCCGACGACCCGGCCAGTGACATCGCCCGCTCCAGGTTGTCGAGAAACGGCAGGATGGCGCGGAGCAGCCGCTCGTTTCCGAAGGAAACCAGGGTCTCCTTCTCCCGGGCGACCCGCTTCCGATAGTTGTCGAACTCCGCGGCGAGATATGCCAGGCGGTTCCTCAATTCCTCCAGCTCCCCGGCGACCTCCACCGGGGAGGAGGCCCGTTCTTCCTCCGCGTTTTCCTCTCCCGCATGCTCCGGCTCGCAGGACGGCGTCTCCCGCGGAAGGTTCTTTTTCTTTTCCTTATCCTTCATGACGATTCCCTCTCCTGCCGATCTTACGAGCGGTCCATGCCCGAAAGACGTTTCCGGTTTTATCGGTGTTCGAAGACGGAGCTCAAGAGCCTGGCGGAGTATTCCACGAGGGGAATGATCCGGGAGTAATCCATCCGGACGGGGCCGATCAGCCCTATGCTGCCCATCGACGAGTCCCCCAGACGGTACCCCGACGCCACCACCGAGATGTCGGGAAGACCTTCCACCGGATTTTCCGTGCCGATCGAAACCTGGATGGCCTCGCCTTCGAGCGCCCGGTCGAGAAGCCGGACGATGACGCTCTTTTCCTCGAACGCCCGGAGGATCCGCTTGAGCTTCTGTACGTCCTCCACGAACTCCGGCTGTTCCAGGATGTTGGCCCTGCCTTCGACGTACACTTCCGTGGGGCTCCCCTCGTCGAGCGCCTTTGCGCTGAGCAGCAGCGCCCGCTGCATCAGCCGGTCGTACCGCGCTTTTTCCTTCTTCATCTCCTGCAGGATCTTCACCCGCAGCTGCGGGAGGGAGAGGCCGGCGGCCAGTTCGCTCAGGTAGCCGTTGATCTTTCCGATGTCGTCGTCCGACAGGTCGGTCTCGCCGTCGATCAGGCGGTGCTCGACCCACCCCGCCTGCGTGACGGTCACCAGCAGGATCTTGTCGACCCCCGCCCGCAAGAGGTTCAGGGAGAGCAACGGCTGACTCGAGTGCCGCGATACGACCACTACGCATGCCTGCCGGGAAAGGCTCGAGACCAGGCGGCTGAACTGGCGAACCAGCTCTTCGGCGGAGGTCGCCCCCGCCTCCCCCGCTGCCATCCGCTGCAGCTGGTCGCGCTCGGGGCGCGCAAGCTTCCGCCTCGCCAGGAGATAGTCGACGTAATACCGGAAACCCGTCCCGGTGGGCACTCGGCCGGCGGAGGTATGAGGCTGGACCAGGTAGCCCATCTCCTCGAGGTCCGCCATGATGTTGCGGATCGTCGCAGGGGAGAGCTGCTGCCCCATTTTCTTCGAGATGGTGCGCGAGCCGACCGGCTCCGCCGTCTCGATGTAATCTTCCACCACGTGGCGCAGCACCTGCGCCCCGCGGTCGTCCAGCGCCCCGATCACGGTAGTCTGCCCGCCTGCGGTTTTTAGCACTCCAACACTTCGAGTGCTAACCCTCAATGTACCAACGCCGAAGCCGGGGTGTCAAGGACGGCCCCCGCAAAGTCATGGAGCGTGCTCCCCGTCGAGGCGGGACATCCCCTTGGAGAGAGCATAGTCGCGGGCATCGCCCCACTCCTCCGGAGAGGTCCGCCGCGCGATCTCGGGGAACTCGTACGCCCTGCCGCACGGCCGGTACTGGTCCATCAGGTTCAGGTAGGTGTCCGTCCCGATCTCCCCCGCCAGGAAGTCGATCACTTTCCGTGTCGTCGAGGCGTCTCCGGGCATCACGAGATGGCGGACGAGAAGCCCCCGGAGGGCGATCCCTCTCCCGTCGAGGACCAGGGGCCCCACCTGCCGCGCCATCTCCTTGACCGCGGCCCGGACCACCATGGGGTAATCGGGAGCGCCGCAGTACCTCGCGGCAGGCCCCGGCTCCAGAAACTTCACGTCGGGCATGTAGATGTCGATTACCCCTTCGAGCTCGCGCAGCGTTTCCAGGCGTTCATATCCGCCGCAATTGTAGACGACCGGGAGGGAGAGCCCGCGCTCCCGGGCATGCGAGAGAGCTTCGAGAATCTGAGGGGTCACGTGCGTGGGCGTAACGAGATTGAGGTTATGGCACCCCGTGCGCTGCAGGTACAGGAAAATGTCCGCGAGGGCGGCGGCTGCAACCTCCCGCCCTTCCTCGAAATGGCTGATGTCGTAGTTCTGGCAGAATGCACAGTGGAGGTTGCACCGGGAGAAGAAAACGGTCCCGGAGCCGTTCCATCCCGTCAGGGGCGGTTCCTCCCCGAAGTGCGGACCGAACGAGGCCACCCTCGCCGCCTGCCCGGTTCCGCATTCGCCTTTTTCCCCCCGGACACGGTTGACCCGGCAGATCCTGGGGCAGATGTCGCACCGCTCGAGCCTGCCTAAAAGCCGGCGCGCACGTTCCGACTGTTCCCCGCTGTCCATGCTCCTCCCCCCGCCGGGCCGCTCTTCCGCATACCCCCGTCATTGTACCCCTTCTTCGCAG harbors:
- a CDS encoding heat-inducible transcription repressor HrcA; the protein is MGALDDRGAQVLRHVVEDYIETAEPVGSRTISKKMGQQLSPATIRNIMADLEEMGYLVQPHTSAGRVPTGTGFRYYVDYLLARRKLARPERDQLQRMAAGEAGATSAEELVRQFSRLVSSLSRQACVVVVSRHSSQPLLSLNLLRAGVDKILLVTVTQAGWVEHRLIDGETDLSDDDIGKINGYLSELAAGLSLPQLRVKILQEMKKEKARYDRLMQRALLLSAKALDEGSPTEVYVEGRANILEQPEFVEDVQKLKRILRAFEEKSVIVRLLDRALEGEAIQVSIGTENPVEGLPDISVVASGYRLGDSSMGSIGLIGPVRMDYSRIIPLVEYSARLLSSVFEHR
- a CDS encoding nucleotide exchange factor GrpE, giving the protein MKDKEKKKNLPRETPSCEPEHAGEENAEEERASSPVEVAGELEELRNRLAYLAAEFDNYRKRVAREKETLVSFGNERLLRAILPFLDNLERAMSLAGSSGSSEGLLAGVHLTHDQFLSELRKFGLEQISAEGERFDPNLHEAIAQVPWVGKPEGTVLSEAGKGYLLNGRLLRPAQVTVAAAPPARSPNREDGPDPDPAGQGN
- a CDS encoding radical SAM protein; this translates as MDSGEQSERARRLLGRLERCDICPRICRVNRVRGEKGECGTGQAARVASFGPHFGEEPPLTGWNGSGTVFFSRCNLHCAFCQNYDISHFEEGREVAAAALADIFLYLQRTGCHNLNLVTPTHVTPQILEALSHARERGLSLPVVYNCGGYERLETLRELEGVIDIYMPDVKFLEPGPAARYCGAPDYPMVVRAAVKEMARQVGPLVLDGRGIALRGLLVRHLVMPGDASTTRKVIDFLAGEIGTDTYLNLMDQYRPCGRAYEFPEIARRTSPEEWGDARDYALSKGMSRLDGEHAP